In Aliiglaciecola sp. LCG003, a genomic segment contains:
- the ccoP gene encoding cytochrome-c oxidase, cbb3-type subunit III has product MSSFWSIWVSVISLGTILGCYLLLRWCLLNKTGVEEGDDMHHSFDGILEINNPLPRWWTIMFYMTLVWSILYLLLYPGLGNWQGLLGWKSSNQNIQSLQESRDAVLASREAAKESLFGVGVQYDRELEFAEAKFAPIFNQYAEQPIEVLAKNEDALKIGQRLFAQNCSQCHGSDARGQRGFPNLTDKDWLYGGTAEKITETLMNGRQGAMPAWIDSFGARGIDEVVAYTLSLSGRQVDQGLKDAGQARFAVCSACHGADGKGNQMLGAPNLTDNIWLYGGTKDAVTETLTHGRAGVMPSFKNTLGEKKIHLVASYVYSLSQDK; this is encoded by the coding sequence ATGAGTAGCTTTTGGAGTATTTGGGTTTCAGTTATTTCGCTGGGAACAATTCTAGGGTGTTACCTATTGTTACGCTGGTGCTTGTTAAATAAAACAGGCGTTGAAGAAGGTGACGATATGCATCATTCATTTGATGGCATTCTGGAAATCAACAATCCATTGCCACGTTGGTGGACCATCATGTTTTACATGACTTTGGTATGGAGTATCTTATATTTACTTCTTTATCCTGGACTAGGAAATTGGCAAGGTCTGCTTGGTTGGAAGAGTTCGAACCAAAATATCCAGTCTTTACAAGAGTCAAGAGATGCGGTTTTAGCATCACGAGAAGCAGCCAAAGAGTCGTTATTCGGGGTGGGAGTTCAATATGATCGTGAGCTTGAATTTGCTGAGGCAAAATTTGCTCCTATTTTTAATCAGTATGCAGAGCAGCCTATTGAAGTCTTAGCTAAAAACGAAGACGCATTAAAAATAGGTCAGCGTTTATTCGCGCAAAACTGTTCTCAATGTCATGGCTCTGATGCAAGAGGTCAACGCGGCTTTCCAAATTTGACTGACAAAGATTGGTTATACGGCGGCACGGCAGAGAAAATAACCGAAACTTTGATGAATGGTCGACAAGGTGCGATGCCTGCATGGATAGATAGTTTTGGCGCACGGGGAATAGATGAAGTCGTGGCTTACACACTAAGTCTAAGTGGCCGTCAAGTGGACCAAGGGTTGAAAGATGCAGGACAAGCTCGTTTTGCAGTCTGTTCAGCGTGCCATGGCGCAGACGGTAAAGGTAATCAAATGCTTGGTGCACCAAACCTAACCGATAATATTTGGTTGTATGGTGGTACCAAAGATGCGGTCACTGAAACTTTGACTCATGGTCGTGCGGGTGTCATGCCTTCATTTAAGAATACCTTGGGCGAGAAGAAGATCCATCTAGTAGCAAGTTACGTGTACAGCCTTTCACAAGATAAATAA